The sequence AAGGAAACGAGGTCCCAAGTCCATCGGAGAAAGCAACCTTGAAAGAGCAGCTGAAATACAGATGGTGACTGTAAACAATAACATCATGGCGGCCCCAGTAATGTATAAAAAGGTTCCAAAGAAGGTGATTGATCAATGTTTGAGACTATATCACGATCAACTATACGTGATTTGGCCAATGCTCAGTTACGATGATCTTTACAAGCTTTTGGAGGAAAATTATGAGGACTGCAGCACTTATTGGTTTTTAGTGTCTCTATCTGCAGCAACTCTTAGTGATCTGCATACAAAAATAGAATACAAGAAgggatttttttttgctggAGAACAATTGTGTAATCTTTGTATGTCATCGCGACGGTTTTTCGACGATCTCAGTAATAGTGATATATTTCGAATTATGACATATTATTGTTTGCATCGTTGTTATGCACAGTTTGCTGATACAAGAACCTCATACAGACTTTCTTGTGAGGCTATTGGCCTCATAAAAATAGCTGGATTTCATCGGGAAGAAACTTATGAGTTTCTTCCATTTGGTGAGCAACAACTTATAAGAAAGGTTTACTATCTGCTTCTCATGACAGAGAGGTACTATGCCGTATACATTAAATGTGTAACAAGTTTGGATACCACTATATCTCCACCACAACCCGAAATCGTAACTGATTCCCGACTTTCTTTGGATAGTTTTCTTGAGGTGATTAAAGTATTCACTGTTCCTGGGAAATACTTTTACGATGCCTTAGCTACCAACAGTGTTAATGGTTCCTATACTGAAGACTCTCTAAAAAGGATATGGAATGAACTTCACATAAGCTCACTTGATATAGAGCCATACTCTTACGGATACATAGACTATCTCTTTTCTCGGCACTGGGTCAGGACTCTAGCATGGAAGTTGGTACTAAATAAGAAGGATATGCggatgaattttttttcgaataCTAACGCCACACACATTCCAGTCGAAATAGCCAAGGATATGTTACAGGATACACTTTTAACTCCAATCGACCTATATGATGTGCATGGTCCTGTGATACCAATGAAGGCGCTAGAAATAGCCAATGCATTGGTAGACGTCGTAAGTAAGTATGATCACAATATGAAGTTGGAGGCTTGGAATATTTTGTGCGATGTATCTAAGTTCGTTTTCTCCCTGAAACATTGCAATCATAAAATGTTTCAAAGGTTTTCAACTAAATGTCAGAGTGCTCTAATCGATTTGCCTATCTCTAGACCACTGCGCCTAAATGATGATTCCAAGGATGAAGTCGACATTATTCCCTAAATGAACTTTATCTTCTTACAGTTTCAACATCTTGTGACCTGATGATTTTCCTCAAATGAACTTTTGCGTTTTCATtgagaaaatttcattatactttattttttttataaatgGGTACCAAGGCATTAAATATAGATCTGGTTTACTAatctgaagaaattgtttTCAACCACATAATTTGTGCAATTTGGCGCTATACAAAGCCCATGTTGGCTACATTAGTCTTTGAATCCTTTAGATTGCCTGAATCAATAGctcattcaaaatattttggaCAATCGATAGTTAACTGTAACATGTGCTGCTATATAGTGGCAATCTAGATGCATGTATCTTATATGATTAAGTATAAAAGAACCACAGCAAAGCTAAACGTAAATAAGTAGTTTAGAAAGTACTGGATATGAGTTAAGAATCTGTTAATTGAGCATGAcatgaaaattttgtattAAAGCAATATGAGTCGTCACATTAAATATATGAAACTACGGGAATTACCATCATATTGGTCATGATTAATAATAAACCAATCAGCATGTTTTTACCTCTATTATATTAGTCTTGGACCCGTATTCAACcttcattaatattatctttttacCTTTGTTCATAAACACAATACATTGTTTTTGCAAAatataacaaaaaagatTAAGGAAGAGGACCATGTACACTACGATCTTACTTTTGAAATAgaatttgtttattttttcaagatgtTAAACGAAGATGGTGAGTAATATTCACAAAACATtgtaaaaatattactTGCTTCATTCTGCGAATTGTTCAAACCcgtaaagaaaatttctaGTATATGATATATGCATAATATCAATAGCTTTACAAAAATAGAATCCGAAAACTATCTAGAAGTTTACTCGTTTCTCAAGTTTTATTTAACAAAACATAGACGAGCTTTATTTCGTGTGAAGAAGTGAAGAAGCTTTAACAAAACTGTATTTCTAAAAGAACGTTACTATACAATAAATTATAAAACTGCATTAaccaatgaaaaaaagcactATTAATCGAAACTCGAATATGCAATATTGTTAATGTAAATTAAGCTATCGGTCcgtttatttttctatcGAAAAGCGGCTTAGTTAGAATGGTTGATAAACGGCTGCGCTTcgtaaaaagaaatgacaTCTTGGAACTACTTTAAATAGAAGTTTAAATCTCATGATCATGCTCATCTGTTTGTACAACACATAAGCTTCACCGTCAGACATATATGCAATGAAGAGTACTTTGAGTTTAACTTTATGTGTTATATCGCTTCTATTAACCCTTTTTCTGGCGGCCTTGGATATTGTTATAGTGGTTACTTTATATGATACAATTGGCATTAAGTTCCATGACTTCGGCAATATTGGTTGGTTAGTTACTGGATATGCTCTTTCTAATGCTGTTTTCATGTTATTATGGGGTCGCTTGGCCGAAATACTTGGTACAAAGGAGTGCTTAATGATTTCTGTTATTGTATTTGAAATAGGGTCTTTGATTTCTGCTCTTTCGAATTCAATGGCGACTCTGATTAGCGGAAGAGTCGTTGCTGGGTTTGGAGGAAGTGGAATTGAATCACTTGCTTTTGTAGTTGGAACATCCATTGTCCGAGAAAACCATAGAGGAATTATGATAACGGCACTCGCTATATCGTATGTCATTGCAGAGGGAGTCGGGCCTTTTATTGGTGGTGCATTTAATGAACATTTGTCTTGGAGATGGTGCTTTTATATAAATCTTCCAATCGGTGCGTTTGCGTTCATAATATTGGCATTTTGTAACACATCTGGAGAACCACATCAAAAAATGTGGCTACCatcaaaaatcaaaaaaattatgaaCTATGACTATGGCGAATTATTGAAAGCaagtttttggaagaataCATTTGAAGTACTTGTATTTAAACTAGACATGGTTGGGATTATTTTATCTTCAGCAGGCTTTACACTACTGATGTTAGGTCTTTCATTTGGTGGAAACAACTTCCCATGGAATTCGGGTATCattatttgcttttttacCGTGGGCCCTATCTTATTGTTACTATTTTGTGCTTACgactttcattttctgtcATTATCGGGGCTTCACTATGACAACAAGCGGATCAAACCGTTACTGACATGGAATATTGCCTCAAATTGTGGCATATTTACAAGCTCCATAACAGGATTCCTTTCTTGCTTTGCTTATGAATTACAGTCTGCTTATTTAGTCCAGCTTTATCAACTagtatttaaaaaaaagcctACATTAGCGAGTATACATCTTTGGGAACTATCAATTCCAGCTATGATTGCAACTATGGCCATAGCATatctaaattcaaaatatggCATCATCAAACCGGCAATTGTTTTTGGTGTGCTTTGTGGGATTGTTGGATCTGGTTTATTTACGCTAATCAATGGCGAACTCTCTCAGTCAATAGGTTATTCAATTCTCCCAGGAATAGCTTTTGGTAGTATTTTCCAAGCAACGTTATTAAGCTCCCAGGTGCAGATAACATCAGACGATCCAGACTTTCAAAACAAGTTTATTGAAGTCACAGCTTTCAACTCGTTCGCCAAATCCTTGGGCTTTGCGTTTGGAGGGAATATGGGGGCAATGATATTCACTGCATCACTCAAAAACCAGATGCGCTCTTCCCAATTAAACATACCACAATTTACGTCTGTAGAAACACTTTTAGCGTATAGCACAGAACATTATGATGGCCCCCAATCTTCACTATCAAAGTTCATAAACACAGCTATCCATGACGTTTTTTACTGCGCCTTAGGATGCTATGCTCTTtcattcttctttggaaTATTCACTTCGAGtaagaaaacaacaatatCAGCCAAAAAGCAACAATGAACAATTTTCCAACGTATAAATTAACTTATCGTAGTTCGATAAAACTAGACAGTACTTATATATTATCTAACATCAGATGGTTTGtctttcattatttatttagtGATTAATGCTAGCTTTAAGCAAGCTTAGTTGCCTCAAGAAAGATTAATATTAAGCTACTGAGGATATAGCATTCGAATATAAAGATATAATCAAAGCTCATAATTACAAAATACCCTGTGATTAGGATATCATTATTACTAACAACACCGTTCCTAAACTAGCAGAAAGTTGACCAACTgtataaaaattaaatttgTTCGTaaatacatatacataaaaTCCGCATTAAATGTGGACTTTCAGTTGAGCAAGTGTTAATGAATATCGTAGGATAGCAAATGAAGATTCGAATTTGATGAGGTCTCTTGTTCCGAGAACTATTGTTTAAGCCAAACCAGATTCAGTGTCTGTACTAAACAGTTGTCACAGAAAGGTGGTAGCTTTACTTTCCGTACATTAAatacagaaaaattaccaCTTCTGTTGAAAATACTGTTTTGTGGGTTGGGATAATATAATCGTatataatatcaataaaaCTGTTAATAAACTCTCGAGGATCTGATGTTGATTTTTCCCGTCATTCCACAAACTCTGATGCCTGAAAAGgtgaaatataaaaagcGGGACATTGATAATCCTTGGATTATTCCATCTCCAATATTGGAACAATAGAGATCGTGAGTCTTGAACTATAGCTAGTAAAggcattttctttttgccGCCCTTTCAGTGTTACTTTCTTTCAACTAGTTTATCGATACTTTTCGGGCTTACAGCTCCTATGTGGATATGTGAATACTCATGCTGACACTGAAGGATTATTGGTATTGGCCGGTTGTGTTTTTTCTATACATAGCAATAGTTCAAATGTCAATGACCAAAAGAAtaggaatttttttaaaatacaAGGCTGATGAAGTATCAGTTACTAGATGACCACTCTTATAAAAAAACTCAGAAATCTTCCAAACATTGTCTGCTCAAAGAGGTACCTATTCGTTTTCTGTGCaacttcatcaatttctcaaaaaaatctcATTGATGTTCTCTTAATGGATTGCCCCCCTGAGTTGTACGCTGGACCCATTGACTTTGACTGGTAGTGTCAGAACAATCTTGAATGATTAAAAATTGGTAGGTCCCcttgttttttgttttgtatCCATCCAATGGTATGattctttatattttattaaacTTATACTCGGGAAATCTTAAAAGAGCTGCTTTGACGAACGCTTATAAGTACATACAGAAATTGGAAATCATTATCGCTTATGTTCTGTGACCTACTAATTGCATTCTTCCTTACGTAAAAAGACCTGAAACTAACCAATAAACTGCCATGGATACGTCCATACGAAGGACGATAAATCAATTTGTAATAgtccaaaaaaattccatcaaatatcaGCTCCAAATTGGCAACTGTTTAACTT is a genomic window of Saccharomyces cerevisiae S288C chromosome XVI, complete sequence containing:
- a CDS encoding putative maltose-responsive transcription factor (Putative maltose-responsive transcription factor), with the translated sequence MSIVRQSCDCCRVRRVKCDRNRPCDRCRQRNLRCTYLQPLRKRGPKSIGESNLERAAEIQMVTVNNNIMAAPVMYKKVPKKVIDQCLRLYHDQLYVIWPMLSYDDLYKLLEENYEDCSTYWFLVSLSAATLSDLHTKIEYKKGFFFAGEQLCNLCMSSRRFFDDLSNSDIFRIMTYYCLHRCYAQFADTRTSYRLSCEAIGLIKIAGFHREETYEFLPFGEQQLIRKVYYLLLMTERYYAVYIKCVTSLDTTISPPQPEIVTDSRLSLDSFLEVIKVFTVPGKYFYDALATNSVNGSYTEDSLKRIWNELHISSLDIEPYSYGYIDYLFSRHWVRTLAWKLVLNKKDMRMNFFSNTNATHIPVEIAKDMLQDTLLTPIDLYDVHGPVIPMKALEIANALVDVVSKYDHNMKLEAWNILCDVSKFVFSLKHCNHKMFQRFSTKCQSALIDLPISRPLRLNDDSKDEVDIIP
- the SGE1 gene encoding Sge1p (Plasma membrane multidrug transporter; member of the major facilitator superfamily; acts as an extrusion permease; partial multicopy suppressor of gal11 mutations), which produces MKSTLSLTLCVISLLLTLFLAALDIVIVVTLYDTIGIKFHDFGNIGWLVTGYALSNAVFMLLWGRLAEILGTKECLMISVIVFEIGSLISALSNSMATLISGRVVAGFGGSGIESLAFVVGTSIVRENHRGIMITALAISYVIAEGVGPFIGGAFNEHLSWRWCFYINLPIGAFAFIILAFCNTSGEPHQKMWLPSKIKKIMNYDYGELLKASFWKNTFEVLVFKLDMVGIILSSAGFTLLMLGLSFGGNNFPWNSGIIICFFTVGPILLLLFCAYDFHFLSLSGLHYDNKRIKPLLTWNIASNCGIFTSSITGFLSCFAYELQSAYLVQLYQLVFKKKPTLASIHLWELSIPAMIATMAIAYLNSKYGIIKPAIVFGVLCGIVGSGLFTLINGELSQSIGYSILPGIAFGSIFQATLLSSQVQITSDDPDFQNKFIEVTAFNSFAKSLGFAFGGNMGAMIFTASLKNQMRSSQLNIPQFTSVETLLAYSTEHYDGPQSSLSKFINTAIHDVFYCALGCYALSFFFGIFTSSKKTTISAKKQQ